TTAATTGAGGCTTTGTAAAGAGGAGACCACATTCTTATAGCAGGCAAGGAGTGTAGAACCTCCATAGCTCGAAGTTGACTACAACTAAACTCAAGATGGTTCTCTATTAGATGATTCTTGTGGGAAAGAATCTTGTCTCGAGACTCAACACTCTCCCTGATTACATCAGCCACAGCTTGTCCTGCTTGTACAACCCTTGATCTTTTCCTGTTAACCTTTGACCTGGAAGAAGAAGGGCCAACATTCTTTGATCCAGCATTTCTTGATTCAGATGCAACATCAGTTTCTTGAGTAGGGACACCACGCCTTGATTCATCTCCAACAGCTTCCTGAGTAGGGACATCACGCCTTGACTCagcatcatcttcatcttcatcatctccaTGCTTTGTGTCTAAAGCCTCTTCACCTTGCTGAGCAGACCAACCTTCACCTCCACTAATATAAACTGTTCCAAATACCTTCTCCATCAAATCCATGTTTGCTATCGGCTTGTCTTTAAATTTTCTAGCACCAGGCCACTCCTGAACAAGAACAAATCATTATGTTTAGAGCATTCATTACAAACAAACAAGACTAACTCAAGAACCCAAAACAGTGATCATATTATGTTTAGAGAATTCATTACAAACAAGCAAGGCTAGCGCAAGAACAAATCAGTGATCACTGGAAACCAATATTCACATTCATACACTCTTTAAATCACTAGTAAAGAGAACATGGTGAAGAAGTAAAGATAAGAGGATCATAGAACTTGTACCTTACATCGCTCATTCCACCAGTCATCACTCATGTTGATAAATCCAGTAGAAGTAAAACCCAGTCCCGTTCTGTTCCGAGTCAGCTTCTTAAAAGAGTCGTACTGCTTCTTACAAGTGTTGTACTTTATCCCAAATTTTCTCCATGGAATTTTTATACCAAATGCCTCACAGAACTTATCCATTATCGCCTGTCTCCCAGCCTCATTAACCATCTGTTTTCTCACGTTTCCTTTCAGATTCTCATCAAGTCTTAGTTGAAGAAAGAACCGTGTTTGCTCGTCACTCCATATAAGATTCTTATTTGAAGATTCAAGACAATAAGAAAAGTATTTGACAAAACCgagataaaataaaagattagaGGGGAAGATACTCACATCAGATCCAGGGATGGATGTCATTGTTCTCTTCAAAGGTTTCTGCAACTATCTTCAAAGAAACTGTACACAAAAAAGACCAAACCCATATAAGCTATGCATTAAGTTATCTAGCGGCAGAGCTACTTCAATCAACATTTCAAACATAGAAATCCAGAAAAGTAAACCCATTTACCAGAATACACAGGAACAAAGCTAACAACATGAAGAACATAACTTGAAGATACTGATTCCAAAGACAAAACCCACAACATTTAGTTCCCTGAGAGTCTTACTTGAGCAAGAGAGAGAGGTCGCCGGAGCTAAGGTCGCCGGAGCTAAGGTCGCCGGAGCTGAGTGAGAGAGAAACCTGAGACAAAAAGATTGATACCCAAAACGATTCTAAACAAAACAGAAAGCCCACAACATTTAAATTCCAGACTCTTACCTGAGCAAGAGAGAGAGGTCGCCGGAGAGGAAGAGGTCGCCGGAGAGAG
This region of Raphanus sativus cultivar WK10039 unplaced genomic scaffold, ASM80110v3 Scaffold5915, whole genome shotgun sequence genomic DNA includes:
- the LOC108830324 gene encoding uncharacterized protein LOC108830324, producing the protein MTSIPGSDNLIWSDEQTRFFLQLRLDENLKGNVRKQMVNEAGRQAIMDKFCEAFGIKIPWRKFGIKYNTCKKQYDSFKKLTRNRTGLGFTSTGFINMSDDWWNERCKEWPGARKFKDKPIANMDLMEKVFGTVYISGGEGWSAQQGEEALDTKHGDDEDEDDAESRRDVPTQEAVGDESRRGVPTQETDVASESRNAGSKNVGPSSSRSKVNRKRSRVVQAGQAVADVIRESVESRDKILSHKNHLIENHLEFSCSQLRAMEVLHSLPAIRMWSPLYKASINHLKEDAANRQTFLFYGDNENRVLYLEYATGESREA